A window of Oncorhynchus tshawytscha isolate Ot180627B linkage group LG10, Otsh_v2.0, whole genome shotgun sequence contains these coding sequences:
- the LOC112260200 gene encoding lactosylceramide 1,3-N-acetyl-beta-D-glucosaminyltransferase A — translation MFVNFRRIRKCQCVQLMTTCLVLSVVMVCWEQLDSGMVSHINSYSYRYLVNSYTFINKSFTIPRQEAHMFSNHRYLLNHPYKCSEEKDILLLLLIKSSPENFERRRAIRSTWGNETYIRQDLGVTVKVMFVLGLPKQHDTAQTWRGRSGGIQDSLVDEDRRHGDMVQQDFVDTFHNLTLKLLLQFRWAHFYCPHARFLMTADNDIFVHMPNLVRYLQDMDRKGVTDFWIGHVHRGAPPIRQKESKYYVPQEMYPWASYPDYTAGAGYVVSRDVADKIYQASLTLNASLYIDDVFMGICANAMGVSPQEHVYFSGEGKAPYHLCIYDKMMTSHGHVADIYELWEAATNPEVKRVTSGHFGRLYCTAVKLTLLCRPYFFNTYPCKAALL, via the coding sequence ACATCAACTCCTACTCTTACCGCTACCTGGTCAACAGCTACACTTTCATCAACAAGAGCTTCACCATCCCACGACAGGAGGCCCACATGTTCAGTAACCACCGCTACCTACTCAACCACCCGTACAAGTGTTCAGAAGAGAAGGACATTTTACTGCTTCTGCTCATCAAGTCCTCCCCGGAGAACTTCGAGAGACGGCGAGCCATACGGTCGACGTGGGGCAACGAGACCTACATTCGCCAAGACCTGGGGGTGACGGTGAAGGTGATGTTTGTGCTGGGCCTTCCCAAGCAGCATGATACTGCCCAGACGTGGAGGGGGAGGAGCGGAGGCATCCAGGACAGCCTGGTCGATGAGGACCGCAGGCATGGCGACATGGTCCAGCAGGACTTTGTGGACACGTTCCACAACCTCACCCTCAAGCTTCTGCTACAGTTCCGCTGGGCTCATTTCTACTGCCCGCATGCCCGATTCCTCATGACGGCTGACAATGATATCTTCGTGCACATGCCCAACCTGGTGCGCTACCTGCAGGACATGGACAGGAAGGGCGTGACAGACTTCTGGATCGGTCATGTGCACAGAGGCGCGCCACCGATCCGCCAGAAGGAAAGCAAGTACTACGTCCCGCAAGAGATGTACCCTTGGGCGTCATACCCGGACTACACGGCAGGGGCCGGTTACGTCGTCTCAAGAGACGTGGCGGACAAAATCTACCAGGCCTCATTGACGCTCAATGCCTCGCTGTACATTGACGATGTCTTCATGGGCATCTGTGCCAATGCCATGGGCGTGTCGCCACAGGAACACGTGTACTTCTCAGGCGAAGGCAAGGCGCCCTACCACTTGTGCATCTACGACAAGATGATGACATCGCACGGCCATGTGGCCGACATTTATGAGCTCTGGGAAGCCGCCACAAACCCGGAGGTCAAAAGGGTCACATCGGGACACTTTGGGAGGTTGTACTGCACGGCAGTGAAACTCACCCTTCTGTGCAGACCCTACTTCTTCAACACCTACCCCTGCAAGGCAGCCTTGTTGTAG